Proteins from one Listeria weihenstephanensis genomic window:
- a CDS encoding helix-turn-helix domain-containing protein — protein MDIDFKLGSVIKEIREDKGYSQTELCKDICHINTIRNIEKNTTSPSFELLRALAGRLGESIDVMIRNAELKRNAFYVQQKTQLEKYAEAYDLDACESVLSLIDSAELYPQLLASEQQFIDRIRVVILLYTYKDVDRAYSLAEKSLLKTFKKDAYFTREECLLINLLLSMKQTTKNIELAKKALKWIKKRDSYLQDTYAFVLLVNGLVMLSYIQEDWFELLDYATIGEKAALKLDKSRFIPNFIFMQGLATHKLMIDPNFGLSEMKRAMEYALLIRQLDNYQDLYAYARKHNIDLS, from the coding sequence ATGGACATAGACTTTAAATTAGGCTCAGTGATTAAGGAAATACGCGAAGATAAGGGGTATTCGCAAACAGAATTATGTAAAGACATATGCCATATTAATACGATTAGGAATATTGAAAAAAACACAACATCACCGTCATTTGAACTTTTAAGAGCTCTTGCTGGTCGACTAGGTGAAAGTATTGATGTTATGATTCGCAATGCTGAATTAAAGAGAAATGCATTTTATGTACAGCAGAAAACACAATTAGAAAAATATGCCGAAGCCTATGATTTAGATGCTTGTGAATCCGTTCTGTCTTTAATTGATTCTGCGGAACTTTATCCGCAGTTATTAGCTTCGGAGCAACAATTTATTGATCGAATAAGAGTAGTTATTCTCTTGTATACCTACAAGGATGTCGATAGAGCTTATAGTTTGGCAGAGAAGTCGCTCCTTAAAACGTTTAAAAAGGATGCGTATTTTACAAGAGAAGAATGCTTACTTATAAATTTACTTTTAAGCATGAAGCAAACAACAAAAAATATAGAATTAGCCAAAAAGGCACTTAAATGGATCAAGAAAAGAGATAGCTATTTGCAAGATACATATGCTTTTGTACTACTGGTCAATGGCTTGGTTATGTTGTCCTACATACAAGAGGACTGGTTCGAGTTACTAGATTATGCAACTATTGGCGAAAAGGCAGCGCTTAAGCTTGATAAATCTAGATTTATACCGAATTTTATTTTTATGCAAGGGTTAGCAACGCATAAACTTATGATTGATCCGAATTTTGGATTAAGTGAAATGAAACGTGCTATGGAGTATGCATTATTAATTCGACAGTTAGACAACTATCAGGATTTATATGCATATGCAAGAAAGCATAATATTGATTTATCTTAA
- a CDS encoding ribbon-helix-helix protein, CopG family — protein sequence MTDKIPLKPKQDDIQTFSVRAEKKLIEQLDKLSSETGHSRNKLIIQALTHFVEHVEIVKK from the coding sequence ATGACGGATAAAATACCATTGAAACCAAAGCAGGACGACATTCAAACATTTAGTGTAAGAGCTGAGAAAAAACTCATTGAACAGTTAGATAAACTAAGCTCTGAGACTGGGCATTCGCGCAATAAGTTAATCATCCAAGCTTTAACTCACTTTGTAGAACACGTTGAAATCGTTAAAAAATAG
- a CDS encoding ribbon-helix-helix domain-containing protein: MAKNDKIPLEKKDDTIYTFSVRAEKQLIEQIDKLSNETGYSRNNLIVKALEYYVSHVEIVEKK; encoded by the coding sequence ATGGCTAAAAATGATAAAATCCCGCTCGAGAAAAAAGACGATACAATTTATACATTCAGCGTCCGTGCTGAGAAACAACTGATTGAGCAGATCGACAAACTAAGTAATGAGACTGGCTATTCCAGAAACAACCTAATTGTCAAAGCATTGGAATATTATGTTTCACATGTTGAGATTGTAGAGAAGAAATAA
- a CDS encoding YrhA family protein — translation MLVDLLRQLAEEQKSFDEEPDAPATETEILELKRRTNDDKISDVWFPDYADFLKIRNGLDYDGLVIYNANMTDTNNGFIAANEIWNENVWEDNYVFFGDSNISWYCYSITKNIFLELDKPSGDIINQFSSLNELLESAIRNIL, via the coding sequence ATGCTTGTAGATTTATTAAGACAGCTTGCTGAGGAACAAAAATCTTTTGATGAAGAGCCTGATGCGCCTGCAACAGAAACTGAAATTTTGGAGTTAAAAAGACGAACTAACGATGATAAAATTAGTGATGTTTGGTTTCCTGATTATGCGGATTTCCTTAAAATAAGAAACGGTCTGGATTATGATGGACTTGTTATCTATAATGCCAATATGACTGATACTAATAATGGATTCATTGCTGCAAACGAGATATGGAATGAGAACGTCTGGGAAGATAATTACGTATTTTTTGGGGATTCCAATATTTCTTGGTATTGTTATAGTATTACGAAAAACATTTTCTTAGAACTTGATAAACCAAGTGGAGATATCATTAATCAATTTAGTTCATTGAATGAATTATTAGAATCAGCTATTAGAAATATTTTATGA
- a CDS encoding T7SS effector LXG polymorphic toxin encodes MPRIDIGEVRYFVEQFLRESQKLKEALTNYRKAVAKIIADDEIKGEIADSAKKYYQTVHYPIVDTTKACMTDAEEILKKYTTDFHDQVDPSMNARIDSDELQALQGDIRKCQNRYEDLLVKMKSMAGGSSLGQQIGMQLGMQTAMGQLQQEMQIIERYLEFDSSHQNVMYDVAAKLHQVKQGLTEIQSSKAFNTVSHTFNTKNMSMGWLEGLTPAKEKDPYAKYEKTLQGSYWVLTKNGKTDAEAAEATIAYNKGINDGTIKVPRDENSDFDAERIKGALEGYDPISGNNLTSMQSFSVLAGIASGMVAIRGRGRVYKKSNLENIEANLKNNDVYKVNKGKEHIGTLKKQEVRLPDVYEQPVNYTKRDRVEFNNLRKDFDNGIRKKFLKSLAADNGLVATFEKVGLSAQDIKKMEAGKVPTGYQVHHKLPLDDGGTNDFKNLVLIKNDPFHKVLTNTQKTLTKDLNVGETVKLEWPIPDGSIYPKK; translated from the coding sequence ATGCCACGCATTGATATTGGCGAAGTACGTTATTTTGTGGAGCAGTTTTTACGAGAGTCGCAAAAATTGAAGGAAGCGCTGACGAATTATCGAAAAGCAGTCGCGAAGATTATAGCGGATGATGAAATAAAAGGTGAAATCGCAGACAGCGCGAAGAAGTACTATCAAACGGTGCATTATCCGATTGTGGACACCACCAAGGCATGTATGACGGATGCCGAAGAGATCCTTAAAAAATACACGACGGATTTTCACGATCAAGTTGACCCATCTATGAATGCACGAATTGATTCCGATGAATTACAGGCGCTCCAAGGAGATATAAGGAAGTGTCAAAATCGATATGAAGACTTGCTAGTCAAAATGAAATCGATGGCAGGCGGTTCCTCGCTAGGGCAACAAATCGGGATGCAGTTAGGGATGCAAACAGCAATGGGGCAATTACAGCAGGAAATGCAAATTATTGAACGTTATTTAGAATTTGATTCAAGCCATCAAAATGTGATGTATGATGTTGCGGCAAAGCTACACCAAGTGAAACAAGGACTAACGGAAATTCAGAGTAGTAAAGCATTCAACACAGTGAGTCACACCTTTAATACTAAAAATATGAGCATGGGTTGGCTAGAAGGTTTAACACCAGCAAAAGAAAAAGACCCCTACGCAAAGTATGAAAAAACATTACAAGGTAGCTATTGGGTACTTACGAAAAACGGGAAGACAGATGCCGAGGCAGCAGAAGCAACAATTGCCTATAATAAAGGAATTAATGATGGTACAATTAAAGTTCCGCGCGATGAGAATTCCGATTTTGATGCAGAGCGAATTAAAGGTGCACTAGAGGGATACGATCCGATTTCTGGAAATAATTTAACGAGTATGCAGAGTTTCTCGGTACTTGCGGGGATTGCATCGGGAATGGTCGCGATTAGAGGTCGTGGGAGAGTCTATAAAAAATCTAATTTAGAAAATATTGAAGCTAATTTAAAGAATAATGATGTTTATAAAGTGAACAAAGGTAAAGAACACATTGGAACATTAAAAAAACAAGAAGTGAGATTACCAGATGTGTATGAGCAACCAGTCAATTACACTAAGCGAGATAGAGTTGAATTTAACAATCTGCGAAAAGATTTTGATAATGGGATTAGAAAAAAATTCTTAAAATCTTTGGCTGCTGATAACGGATTGGTTGCAACTTTTGAAAAAGTTGGACTATCAGCTCAAGATATTAAGAAGATGGAAGCTGGTAAGGTTCCAACAGGATATCAAGTGCATCATAAACTACCGTTAGACGATGGAGGAACAAATGATTTTAAAAACCTGGTATTAATTAAAAATGATCCGTTTCATAAAGTGCTTACTAATACCCAAAAGACGTTAACGAAAGATTTAAACGTAGGAGAGACCGTGAAACTAGAATGGCCAATACCAGATGGCTCAATTTATCCTAAAAAATAA
- a CDS encoding TIGR04197 family type VII secretion effector — protein sequence MSKKIQLPSGRLSEHAKEIGSSANDISFNLQPTMSYSTSSARQLVQSSMDVEHMLKTMPEAFNKDVQNLKNVEQAFVASEKAVADMWSKALHLDK from the coding sequence ATGTCAAAGAAAATCCAATTACCAAGCGGGCGTTTATCTGAACACGCCAAAGAAATAGGCAGCAGTGCAAATGATATTTCATTTAACCTACAACCAACGATGTCTTATTCCACGAGTTCCGCGCGCCAACTCGTACAAAGCAGTATGGATGTCGAACACATGCTAAAAACGATGCCAGAAGCCTTTAATAAAGATGTACAGAACTTGAAAAATGTAGAACAAGCATTTGTTGCCTCAGAAAAAGCCGTGGCGGATATGTGGAGTAAAGCGCTCCATTTAGACAAATAA
- a CDS encoding HNH endonuclease gives MALFSLRPINLETTTSFSYYEEIAKVKKNKRGEILYGEVHGGSVLYSELYNHIKEKYNFYDKNNTSLELIGVPTIFMDDEKEALQHCYDKGTTALTTLKREIIQNQVKYYQSKCAYCGTGSIDGMDHYVPKGGYPDYSVHPHNLIPCCSHCNGKKLEAFLNENGSRIIFNPYFDTVDNKVLNLNIEYLPSNNSFMFSLDITDDRYSPHIERLKIKSKYESEAVNIFDSMINDILGTFGGHSGVYNSLSEYTVGHKKNMEKNRAQILKNQGINSLEYLLYDAFIDTSYNNIVFLVGNFGDIECKMQLKTLIEQNN, from the coding sequence ATGGCACTATTTTCTTTAAGACCAATTAACCTTGAAACTACTACTTCCTTTTCTTACTATGAAGAAATTGCAAAAGTGAAGAAAAATAAACGAGGTGAAATTTTATATGGAGAAGTACATGGAGGGAGTGTATTGTATAGCGAACTATACAATCATATAAAAGAGAAATATAACTTTTATGATAAAAATAATACATCGCTTGAATTGATAGGGGTACCGACCATTTTCATGGATGATGAAAAAGAGGCTTTGCAACACTGCTATGACAAAGGGACCACTGCACTTACAACGTTAAAAAGGGAAATTATACAGAATCAGGTGAAATATTACCAGAGTAAGTGTGCTTATTGTGGTACTGGTAGTATTGATGGTATGGATCACTATGTTCCCAAAGGAGGATATCCTGATTACTCGGTGCATCCACATAACTTGATTCCGTGTTGCAGTCATTGTAATGGAAAAAAATTAGAGGCTTTTTTAAATGAAAATGGAAGCCGAATAATTTTTAACCCATATTTTGATACCGTGGATAATAAAGTGCTAAATTTAAACATAGAGTATTTACCCTCGAATAATAGTTTTATGTTTAGTTTAGATATTACAGATGACAGATATTCTCCTCACATTGAAAGGCTTAAAATCAAATCAAAATACGAATCAGAGGCAGTGAATATCTTTGATAGTATGATTAATGATATATTGGGTACGTTTGGTGGTCACAGTGGAGTTTACAATAGTCTAAGTGAGTATACAGTGGGGCATAAAAAAAATATGGAAAAGAATAGGGCTCAAATACTTAAAAATCAAGGAATTAATTCTCTAGAGTATTTGCTTTATGATGCGTTTATTGATACCTCTTACAATAATATTGTTTTTTTAGTTGGAAATTTTGGGGATATAGAATGTAAAATGCAATTAAAAACTCTCATTGAGCAGAATAATTAA
- a CDS encoding AAA family ATPase, translating to MEYFVRSFTTQRMFKPEVNNTSDNFIVLTSDNWNDFGYETCFSIDLFQQNEFKEIGNIRILHVDKEKTRYVIPKEFSSLSKEYVSLGMDQEFYISLIDVLGKEEALSVLNDLNDIAISGLENNPNFDIDSEGIQQSFFRSSDGRYLYREVSNTYFENQQSSDWDYKFTFEFEVDEDEYTPIDIDFLKYDKLPNRLFALIGKNGVGKTRFLNELSKALYDSSNPDNKSRFYSNEIPAYHKIIAISFSVFDHFFKGEYEERNRNVETKQANYTYIGLHKIDNTVYTSEELVDINISTFKQLISKNRNERFVELLNMSNILSKEFKNKDIDDAFFKENYSSGQKIFISMLCRLLLEIEDGSLIFLDEPELFLHPNAIASLMNIFSDILTEYQSYAILCTHSPILVQEIPSRYVRNLSLVGGDLIQTEIAIETFGANVSDIIKDVYNVKEHESLYKTTLIKLAKEMSEKEIEALFNDELSLKARMFLSSLFVGGE from the coding sequence ATGGAATACTTTGTGCGATCTTTTACAACTCAAAGAATGTTTAAACCAGAGGTTAATAACACTTCAGATAACTTTATTGTATTGACTAGTGATAATTGGAATGATTTCGGCTATGAAACTTGTTTTTCAATAGATTTATTTCAGCAGAATGAATTTAAAGAGATTGGTAATATAAGAATCCTACATGTAGACAAAGAAAAAACACGTTATGTAATTCCAAAAGAATTTTCGTCATTAAGCAAAGAGTATGTATCTTTGGGTATGGACCAAGAATTTTATATCTCATTAATTGATGTTTTAGGTAAGGAGGAAGCTCTATCGGTATTAAACGATTTAAATGACATTGCTATTAGTGGCTTGGAAAACAACCCTAACTTTGATATTGATAGCGAAGGAATTCAGCAGTCGTTTTTCAGGAGTTCAGATGGCAGGTATTTGTATAGGGAGGTATCCAATACGTACTTTGAAAACCAACAATCCTCTGATTGGGATTACAAATTCACTTTTGAATTTGAAGTAGATGAAGATGAATATACTCCAATTGACATAGATTTTTTAAAGTATGATAAATTGCCAAATAGATTATTTGCGTTAATTGGAAAGAATGGTGTAGGAAAAACAAGATTCTTGAATGAATTATCAAAAGCTCTTTACGATAGTTCAAATCCAGATAATAAAAGTCGTTTTTATTCGAATGAAATACCAGCATATCATAAAATTATTGCAATATCATTTAGTGTATTTGACCACTTTTTTAAAGGTGAATATGAAGAAAGAAATAGAAATGTAGAAACAAAACAAGCTAACTATACATATATAGGACTACATAAAATTGATAATACCGTGTATACGTCTGAGGAACTTGTTGATATAAATATTAGTACATTTAAGCAATTAATAAGTAAAAATAGAAATGAAAGATTTGTTGAGTTACTGAATATGTCTAATATATTATCAAAAGAATTTAAAAATAAGGATATAGATGATGCTTTTTTCAAAGAAAACTATAGTTCTGGACAAAAAATTTTTATTTCAATGCTATGTAGATTATTATTGGAAATTGAGGATGGTTCATTAATATTTTTAGATGAACCAGAATTATTTTTACATCCTAATGCTATTGCAAGTCTTATGAATATCTTCTCTGATATTCTAACAGAATATCAGTCATACGCGATTTTATGCACCCATTCTCCAATTCTAGTTCAAGAAATTCCTTCTAGATATGTTAGAAATTTATCACTTGTTGGGGGCGATCTAATTCAAACTGAAATAGCTATAGAGACCTTTGGAGCCAATGTCTCTGATATTATTAAGGATGTTTATAATGTAAAGGAACATGAGAGTCTATATAAAACAACATTAATAAAATTAGCTAAAGAAATGAGTGAGAAAGAAATTGAAGCACTTTTTAATGATGAATTAAGCCTGAAGGCAAGAATGTTTTTATCTAGTCTATTTGTTGGAGGTGAGTAG
- a CDS encoding UvrD-helicase domain-containing protein, producing the protein MKVEVAGAGGGKTTKLAEKIIKRYEQNNGENIYCVSFTNASADIIVEKLKRHYHEIPEKIKVSTIHSFLNSELISPYYFLLYKKQFHHSSRINLSHIPRYKAVHIARLESKGCLHVESFTNKAKYVVCEKSSDKKSVKKNRENICALISSYMGAIYVDEAQDIDVDFKQILVKLDSLGIDIELIGDPKQDLKGRGRLTELIVDYQDDVTYIQECHRCPVEHLALSNQYISVMEQQFSPENKGGNLQCFFESDLINMEEFINENSYDLKYIYQKNDMFDTHINTSKNPLFNELKIIISDHTKKTIEDISVIKHASKLAYELISLVTIDNNTPRAAINKKIPFNSITKAEYARLFEALEADTKVSEENKIAVRSIEAVKGLEEEKCLFIVTPEIAPYMLRLKTDMNKMMASLYVALTRSQKDLDILITRKAEEQFGKEAFETIFNVSI; encoded by the coding sequence TTGAAGGTTGAAGTTGCGGGCGCAGGAGGCGGAAAGACAACGAAGTTAGCCGAAAAGATAATAAAAAGATATGAACAAAATAATGGAGAAAATATTTACTGTGTGTCATTTACTAATGCATCAGCGGACATTATTGTGGAGAAATTAAAGAGACATTACCATGAAATTCCTGAGAAGATTAAAGTAAGTACAATCCATTCATTTTTGAATTCTGAGCTGATAAGCCCTTACTATTTTCTCTTATATAAAAAACAATTTCATCACAGCTCGCGTATCAATCTTAGTCATATACCAAGGTATAAAGCAGTGCATATTGCAAGATTAGAGAGTAAAGGCTGTCTGCATGTGGAGTCTTTTACAAACAAAGCTAAATATGTTGTATGCGAGAAAAGCAGTGATAAGAAGAGTGTGAAAAAAAATAGAGAAAATATTTGTGCCCTAATTTCAAGCTATATGGGTGCTATATATGTCGATGAAGCACAAGATATTGATGTGGACTTTAAACAAATTTTGGTTAAATTAGATTCATTAGGCATTGATATTGAATTGATTGGAGATCCTAAACAAGATTTAAAAGGGAGAGGAAGATTGACGGAATTGATAGTAGATTATCAAGATGATGTGACATATATACAAGAATGTCACAGATGTCCTGTTGAGCATTTGGCTTTATCTAATCAATATATATCAGTTATGGAGCAACAATTTTCTCCTGAAAATAAGGGTGGGAATCTACAGTGTTTTTTTGAATCTGATTTGATAAATATGGAGGAATTTATTAATGAAAATAGTTATGATTTGAAATATATATATCAAAAAAATGATATGTTCGATACACATATTAACACCTCCAAGAATCCACTATTCAATGAGTTGAAAATAATAATTTCAGATCACACAAAAAAAACTATAGAGGATATAAGCGTAATTAAACATGCAAGTAAGCTAGCATATGAGCTAATATCTTTAGTTACTATCGATAATAATACGCCTAGAGCAGCAATTAATAAAAAGATACCATTTAACTCCATAACGAAAGCTGAATATGCAAGATTGTTTGAGGCTTTAGAAGCAGACACAAAGGTGAGCGAGGAAAACAAGATTGCTGTTAGGTCAATTGAAGCGGTAAAAGGTTTGGAGGAAGAAAAATGTTTGTTTATCGTTACGCCTGAAATTGCGCCATATATGTTGAGACTAAAGACTGATATGAATAAGATGATGGCTAGCTTGTATGTCGCACTTACACGCTCACAGAAGGATCTAGATATTTTAATTACACGTAAGGCAGAAGAACAGTTTGGAAAAGAAGCATTTGAAACAATATTTAATGTCTCTATATAG
- a CDS encoding ATP-dependent nuclease, translated as MEISKVHIKNFRNINDVLVPMFGVTAIIGNNNSGKSNFLRAITLPLLSDDLGTGSKNLGWIDIGDRAKKKYYDYIKDNKDDLCNGTIESESFAKIIPTVSVVVDFRVDGSEGYVMKDFVVDFSEDGEANYQLAYSFSCKKVQELLDHVVEVLTKAGNGDLDELRLNLLPIDFYSYSIYVPLKEKSVNYDNLRLLKYNAIAAERDEFSTSSSRLGSKPLVQLLNKKLPMTSMMHIEKEYASFFEQIKSLTGMEEILNWQEYSEVTNASEFFSKISILPNMPPMASLLSSVKLGYEESNLASQGLGHRNLILQLVIINSLIEASNTLFSLLTIEEPEAHLCYSNQQIMNSFISNVVDKNDNLQLIYSTHSTQFLDKLDLSNLILMNNGDGYAFEDEFEKEEMNYLSKNPNLDLFKLFYSRRCILVEGLTEELFIKSYFKTNQNTLSDIEVIAFHKGFTKIIDIWLKLNKNTNNKLGIIRDFDNQTNAQSEHEKYNIYENISIETTIEYTLENEIVSQVGNFEILKNYFHKKHGWNDIETEKELSSKWIGGKAEVMLMFCQDMGSEDLKDFKLPAHIDKVIQFLEKKEVVGELVEG; from the coding sequence ATGGAAATTTCAAAAGTACATATCAAAAATTTTAGAAATATAAATGATGTTTTAGTACCTATGTTTGGTGTTACAGCGATTATTGGTAATAATAATAGCGGAAAGAGTAATTTTTTGAGAGCGATTACTTTGCCATTGTTATCAGATGACCTTGGTACAGGAAGCAAAAATTTAGGATGGATAGATATTGGTGATAGGGCAAAAAAGAAATACTATGATTATATAAAGGATAATAAGGACGATTTATGTAATGGTACTATTGAGAGTGAATCTTTTGCAAAAATTATACCAACTGTATCTGTTGTTGTAGATTTTCGTGTTGATGGTTCGGAAGGGTACGTGATGAAAGATTTTGTAGTTGACTTTTCAGAGGATGGAGAAGCAAACTACCAACTAGCTTATTCTTTTTCCTGTAAAAAAGTGCAAGAATTGTTAGATCATGTTGTGGAGGTATTAACTAAAGCAGGGAATGGTGACTTAGATGAATTGAGATTGAATTTACTACCAATCGATTTTTATAGCTATTCTATTTATGTACCATTAAAAGAGAAAAGTGTTAACTATGATAACTTACGATTATTGAAATACAATGCTATTGCAGCCGAAAGAGATGAATTTTCAACTAGTAGCTCACGTTTAGGTTCAAAACCATTAGTTCAATTACTTAATAAAAAATTACCTATGACCTCGATGATGCATATTGAAAAAGAGTATGCTAGTTTTTTTGAACAAATAAAATCGCTCACCGGTATGGAAGAAATTTTGAATTGGCAAGAGTATTCAGAAGTTACAAATGCATCGGAGTTCTTTTCAAAAATATCCATTTTACCCAATATGCCACCGATGGCTTCTTTACTTAGCAGTGTGAAACTAGGATATGAGGAATCTAATTTGGCATCGCAGGGGTTAGGACACAGAAATCTTATTCTACAGTTAGTCATAATTAATTCACTGATAGAAGCTAGTAATACATTATTTTCTCTTTTGACTATAGAGGAACCAGAGGCGCATTTATGCTACTCTAATCAACAAATAATGAATAGTTTTATATCAAATGTTGTGGATAAGAACGATAATCTTCAGCTGATATATTCTACGCATAGTACACAATTTCTTGATAAGCTTGACTTATCAAATCTTATTTTGATGAATAATGGTGATGGTTACGCTTTTGAGGATGAATTTGAAAAAGAAGAAATGAACTACCTTTCTAAAAACCCTAATTTGGATTTATTTAAACTATTTTATTCTAGGCGTTGTATTTTGGTGGAGGGGCTGACTGAGGAGTTATTTATTAAATCCTACTTTAAAACAAATCAAAACACACTTTCAGATATAGAAGTAATTGCATTTCATAAAGGGTTTACAAAAATAATTGATATTTGGTTGAAATTAAACAAAAATACTAATAATAAGCTAGGGATAATAAGGGATTTTGATAATCAAACAAACGCTCAATCAGAGCACGAAAAGTATAATATTTATGAAAATATTTCGATTGAAACAACAATTGAATATACACTAGAAAATGAAATTGTTTCGCAGGTGGGGAATTTTGAAATTCTAAAGAACTATTTTCATAAAAAACATGGTTGGAATGATATTGAAACAGAGAAAGAGTTATCTTCTAAATGGATAGGTGGTAAAGCAGAAGTGATGTTGATGTTTTGTCAGGATATGGGGAGTGAGGATTTGAAGGATTTTAAATTACCAGCTCATATTGATAAAGTTATTCAATTTCTTGAGAAAAAGGAAGTAGTAGGTGAATTAGTTGAAGGTTGA
- a CDS encoding C39 family peptidase, translating to MKKIIISMMVALLIFGIPKTAFAESKKLPITQYTQETGYYCGPAALKSALSTVGRGTWYTQGTLASWLGTTSRDGSSGTRIAQELTNLAGKGWYAATFPSSYYRDVNDLWTRARGSIKYQSRPMVAGVYGAFPGFTSPDTRHFVTIYGFSGTTASNMTYYYADPAGGRNHNIKYGEIKADRLAYFIADGSIIW from the coding sequence ATGAAAAAAATTATTATCAGTATGATGGTGGCTTTATTGATTTTTGGAATACCAAAGACGGCATTCGCGGAGAGTAAAAAATTACCGATAACGCAATACACTCAAGAAACAGGTTATTATTGTGGACCAGCAGCCTTAAAAAGTGCATTAAGTACTGTAGGTAGAGGAACTTGGTATACGCAAGGAACTCTAGCAAGTTGGTTAGGTACTACGAGTAGAGATGGAAGTAGTGGCACAAGAATTGCTCAAGAATTAACAAATTTAGCAGGAAAAGGCTGGTACGCCGCAACATTTCCTTCAAGTTATTATCGTGATGTGAATGACTTATGGACACGAGCACGTGGGAGTATCAAGTATCAAAGTCGCCCTATGGTAGCGGGTGTCTACGGTGCATTCCCTGGATTCACTTCTCCAGACACTCGTCATTTTGTAACGATATATGGATTTTCGGGTACAACTGCTTCCAATATGACATACTACTATGCTGATCCAGCTGGAGGAAGAAATCATAATATTAAATATGGAGAAATCAAGGCGGACAGACTAGCTTACTTTATTGCAGACGGCTCAATAATATGGTAA
- a CDS encoding helix-turn-helix domain-containing protein, translated as MKTYGAAIRQIRKNKSLSQSDVSNNILARTTISKIENNNITPTITTVESIIIKLDVTMDELRFIKNDYKLSTREEIIAAFFKLVSNTQTEKIMDIIGRCDTYLDNDPKDNLLEDIKIALKASLLLTNNEFEYAQELVKPIWERLEKIDHFSLIEVRLVCNILFYFPLDVIEKFVPRLLIMIDKYNAFDKSLNSLKAALLINTASIFMQHNSAITTSSLNAAIIISKDINRFDLLASAYYLQGVNANDPSLIAKAKNIFLAIEKDAILFQFEKEYFPKDAIH; from the coding sequence ATGAAAACATATGGAGCTGCTATACGACAGATTCGAAAGAACAAATCACTTTCTCAATCTGACGTATCCAACAACATTCTTGCTCGAACTACTATCTCTAAAATTGAAAATAACAACATCACACCCACTATTACTACAGTCGAAAGTATTATCATTAAGTTAGATGTAACAATGGATGAACTTCGATTTATTAAAAATGATTATAAACTAAGCACCCGTGAGGAAATCATTGCAGCCTTTTTCAAGCTCGTTTCTAATACACAAACAGAGAAAATAATGGATATCATCGGCAGATGTGATACTTATCTTGATAATGATCCTAAAGATAATCTGCTAGAAGATATAAAAATTGCGTTGAAAGCGTCACTTCTTTTAACAAATAATGAATTTGAATATGCACAAGAACTTGTCAAACCAATATGGGAGCGACTAGAAAAGATTGATCACTTCTCACTAATTGAGGTACGGCTCGTATGTAATATACTATTTTACTTTCCACTGGATGTAATCGAAAAATTTGTACCTCGCCTATTAATAATGATTGATAAATATAATGCTTTTGATAAGTCTTTAAACTCTTTAAAAGCAGCGTTACTTATCAACACTGCCTCTATTTTCATGCAACATAACTCTGCTATTACTACAAGTAGTTTAAATGCCGCTATCATTATTTCTAAGGATATTAACCGTTTTGATCTATTAGCTAGCGCATATTATTTACAAGGAGTTAATGCTAATGATCCTAGCCTAATAGCTAAGGCGAAAAATATTTTTCTTGCCATCGAAAAGGATGCTATTTTATTTCAGTTTGAAAAAGAATACTTTCCCAAAGATGCCATCCACTAA